In Actinomycetota bacterium, one genomic interval encodes:
- a CDS encoding elongation factor Tu translates to DNVGVLLRGVARDDIERGQVLAKPKSITPHTVFTAKVYILTKEEGGRHTPFFQGYRPQFYFRTTDVTGVATLPEGTEMVMPGDNVELSIELITPIAMEDGLRFAIREGGRTVGAGKITAITK, encoded by the coding sequence GACAACGTGGGCGTCCTCCTTCGCGGGGTGGCCCGCGACGACATCGAGCGCGGCCAGGTCTTGGCGAAGCCTAAGTCCATCACCCCGCACACGGTCTTTACCGCCAAGGTATACATCCTAACCAAAGAAGAGGGCGGACGCCACACCCCCTTCTTCCAAGGATACCGCCCGCAGTTCTACTTCCGCACGACCGACGTGACCGGAGTCGCGACCCTGCCGGAAGGAACCGAGATGGTAATGCCCGGAGACAACGTCGAACTCTCGATAGAGCTTATCACCCCCATCGCCATGGAAGACGGCTTGCGCTTCGCCATTCGCGAGGGCGGCCGCACCGTCGGCGCCGGCAAGATAACCGCTATTACGAAGTAG
- the rpsJ gene encoding 30S ribosomal protein S10 gives MATQKIRIRLKAYDHEVVDQSAKKIVDTAQRTGARVAGPIPLPTERSLYTVIRSPHVNKDSREHFQMKTHKRLIDILDPTPKTVDSLMRLDLPAGVDIEIKL, from the coding sequence ATGGCAACACAGAAAATTCGTATCAGGCTGAAAGCTTATGATCACGAGGTTGTCGATCAGTCGGCGAAAAAAATCGTCGACACGGCTCAGAGGACCGGCGCTAGAGTAGCGGGCCCGATTCCTCTGCCGACTGAAAGAAGCTTGTACACGGTGATCAGGTCGCCGCATGTCAACAAGGACTCGCGTGAGCATTTTCAGATGAAGACTCACAAGAGGTTGATTGACATTCTCGACCCGACACCCAAGACCGTGGATTCGTTGATGAGGCTGGATCTTCCGGCCGGTGTCGATATCGAGATTAAGCTCTAG